The DNA region GGGACAAATGTCGGGGCTGTTATAAAGTCCATTGAGAGCTTCAAGTACCCACTTCTATTAATAGCAGGCGGCAGAGATAAAGGAAGTGACTTCTCCCCGCTCAAACCGCTTATTAAGGAAAGAGTAAAAAGACTTATTCTCATTGGCGAGGCACGAGATAAAATAGCATCGGTTGTCGGAAGTGTTACTGAAACATCATTTGCGTCGTCTCTGAACGAGGCTGTAAGTATAGCACACAGAGAAGCAGTCAAAGGAGATGTAGTACTCCTCTCCCCTGCCTGTGCAAGCTTTGATATGTTCAGGAACTTTGAAGACCGCGGAAAACAATTCAAGGAGATTGTATGGAAACTAACCAGCTCCGGTTAAATTTCAGCAAGAAGGATAATTTACTGTTAGCCATAGTCATGAGCCTTGCAGGATTAGGACTTATCATGATCTACAGCGCAAGTGCCATGACGTCCCTTCAGAAATATGGCGACTCTTTTTATTTCTTAAAGAGACAGGCTATCTGGATGATTATTTCAGTAACTGTTATGCTGCTGGTTTCGAAAATTGACATGGATGTTTATAAACGGATCCATTTGCCGCTGATTGTTTTATCCGGCATTCTCCTGATTATGGTATTGATCCCTGGGGTGGGTACGGAGATTAATAATTCCAGAAGGTGGTTCCGGCTTGGCCCCCTCTCTTTTCAGCCTTCAGAGCTGGCAAAGGTATCGCTCATTATTTACCTTTCAGCATATCTGATAAAGAAGGGTGACAAGATTAAAGACTTTTTCAACGGATTCATCCCTCCACTTCTTATAATTGGGTTTATGTCTTTACTTATAGTGGTAGAACCAGACCTGGGGACTGTCCTTGTCATCAGCATAGGTTCAGGAATATTGCTGTTTATCGGGGGGGCAAGGATTCTGCATATCTCAGGACTATTTCTATCCGCTCTTCCTCTTGTGATCATTCTTATTCTTAACGTGGGTTACAGGGCAAGGAGGATTACTGCGTTTCTGCATCCGTGGGATGATCCAAGCGGTGTCAGCTATCAGATTGTTCAGTCCTTTCTGGCATTTGGAAACGGGGGCATATTAGGCAGGGGGGTCGGCGGCGGCAG from Nitrospirota bacterium includes:
- the ftsW gene encoding putative lipid II flippase FtsW, encoding METNQLRLNFSKKDNLLLAIVMSLAGLGLIMIYSASAMTSLQKYGDSFYFLKRQAIWMIISVTVMLLVSKIDMDVYKRIHLPLIVLSGILLIMVLIPGVGTEINNSRRWFRLGPLSFQPSELAKVSLIIYLSAYLIKKGDKIKDFFNGFIPPLLIIGFMSLLIVVEPDLGTVLVISIGSGILLFIGGARILHISGLFLSALPLVIILILNVGYRARRITAFLHPWDDPSGVSYQIVQSFLAFGNGGILGRGVGGGRQKLFFLPEAHTDFIFSVVGEELGFAGCLAVTLMFMFFLWRCLIIIRNHWGSFEGYLASGITIFIGIQIIMNLYVVTGLFPTKGLALPFLSFGGTSLLTNMILVGILYAISGRSPVMHKMETNLFKTHKTNIRAQNDH